The Borreliella afzelii genome includes the window TGTTTTGAATGTATTGCGCTAAAGTATTAGAATCGCTTAGGCTTGTATTAGAGCTTACATTGGTAATTAGAGCGTCAACTTGTTTTGACCATTCATTTCTTTCAATTAATATTTGGTTTAATTTGGAGTCAAGCTCTTTCATTTTAGCGTCAAAGTCAAAGCGGCTAATTCTATTGTTTGAATACTCTTGGCTAAAGATTTCAATTTTTTTCCCTAACTCTTCTAGTGAATGCTCTAAAGAAATTTGTATTCCAAGTCCTGATATTATTAATGATCTGATTAAGCTGTGATTTTGATTCTCTTGGTAAAGAATTTCCATTATTGATCCAAATTGTGTGGTTTTTGATTGATCAAAATCCATAATTGCATAAAATTTATTTCTTTCATTTTCTGCTTCTGGTGTGTTTGAGTTAAGCTGTGGTGCGTAACTTCGATCAAAAACTGAAATATTTGAAATAACATCTAATAGCTCAAATGCAGAGTCTTTCATTTTAAATTGATCGTAAGTTTCTCTAAATCCATTATTGTTTTGTATTTTGTTTTTTTCTTCATTAATTCTTCTAAGAAGGTCATTTTTTGACGCTAGTGATTGACTAATAGTAGAAGATGTTTGAATAAAGCTTGGTTGAGCTTGTTTGAAAATTATAGAAGAATTATTGTTTTGTAGATTATTAAAGTTTGATTGGCTTGAACCGTGATTAAGGGCATATTTTCTAGGCTGTCCAAATCTTAATCCTCTAGTAGGAATAGTTTTTACACCTTTGCGTGCAGTTGTAACGGTTGGGGTAGGTGCTATTTGTTTTAGTGGTGTGCTTTGTGCTTTTGTTGGTACATTTCTAATATTCTCCTTTGGTTGACTTGCTTGGTTTACTCGATTTACCCGATTTGCTGGATTTGCTGGATTTACGTTGTGATGCACAATATGTAAGCTTTTGTCTTTTAATTCTGGTTGTTTTTGT containing:
- a CDS encoding complement regulator-acquiring protein, which encodes MKIKSLIHLKFIALFLSSCTIDANLNEDYKNKVEELLNSTTDDQTTIGIKTNSNAAKNKTNTNKAAAQVAGLQKQPELKDKSLHIVHHNVNPANPANRVNRVNQASQPKENIRNVPTKAQSTPLKQIAPTPTVTTARKGVKTIPTRGLRFGQPRKYALNHGSSQSNFNNLQNNNSSIIFKQAQPSFIQTSSTISQSLASKNDLLRRINEEKNKIQNNNGFRETYDQFKMKDSAFELLDVISNISVFDRSYAPQLNSNTPEAENERNKFYAIMDFDQSKTTQFGSIMEILYQENQNHSLIRSLIISGLGIQISLEHSLEELGKKIEIFSQEYSNNRISRFDFDAKMKELDSKLNQILIERNEWSKQVDALITNVSSNTSLSDSNTLAQYIQNRYLDRMESSREAVLELYISITEFK